A genome region from Columba livia isolate bColLiv1 breed racing homer chromosome 2, bColLiv1.pat.W.v2, whole genome shotgun sequence includes the following:
- the OTUD6B gene encoding deubiquitinase OTUD6B isoform X1 yields the protein MEGSGDEEPGAEGPLQRVVKRHRKEKRELQAKIQGMKNAVPKNDKKRRKQLADEVAKLEAELEQKHKEELKQLKEASPEQNKTDSIADGVANLELDGAEQQIQQPRISKAQKRREKKAALEKEREERIAEAEIENLTGARHLESQKLASLLAARHLEIKQIPSDGHCMYRAIEDQLRDHQNSWTVATLRNQTAKYMQSHFDDFLPFLTNPNTGEMYSREEFEKYCDDIANTAAWGGQLELRALSHILQTPIEVVQMDSPPIIVGEEYSNKPIILVYMRHAYGLGEHYNSVKLLTDTATENGS from the exons ATGGAGGGCTCCGGGGACGAGGAGCCGGGGGCCGAGGGGCCGCTGCAGCGGGTAGTGAAGCGGCATCGCAAGGAGAAGCGGGAGCTCCAGG CAAAAATTCAAGgcatgaaaaatgcagttccCAAGAATGATAAAAAGAGACGAAAACAGTTGGCTGACGAAGTTGCCAAACTAGAAGCAGAACTTGAACAGAAGCACAAGGAAGAATTAAAGCAGCTGAAAGAAGCTTCACCTGAGCAGAATAAG acAGATTCTATAGCTGATGGGGTTGCAAATTTAGAGCTTGATGGAGCAGAGCAACAGATTCAGCAGCCTCGAATATCAAAAGCACAGAAGAGACGG gaaaaaaaagctgccttggagaaagaaagagaagaaaggataGCCGAAGCTGAGATAGAAAATTTAACGGGTGCAAGACATCTTGAAAGTCAGAAACTTGCCTCCCTGTTGGCAGCAAGGCACTTGGAGATCAAACAGATCCCTTCAGATGGCCATTGCATGTACAGAGCAATTGAAGATCAGCTCAGGGATCACCAAAATTCGTGGACTGTTGCAACTCTGAGGAACCAAACAGCAAAGTATATGCAAAGTCACTTTGACGACTTCCTGCCATTTCTTACAAACCCTAATACTGGAGAGATGTATAGCAGAG aggaatttgaaaaatactgtgaTGATATAGCAAATACAGCTGCATGGGGTGGTCAGCTGGAA CTAAGGGCTTTGTCACACATTCTGCAAACGCCTATTGAAGTGGTGCAAATGGATTCCCCTCCCATTATTGTTGGTGAAGAATATTCGAACAAACCAATAATACTTGT gtaTATGAGACATGCCTATGGATTAGGAGAACATTACAACTCTGTAAAACTTCTGACAGACACTGCTACCGAAAACGGCAGCTAG
- the OTUD6B gene encoding deubiquitinase OTUD6B isoform X2 — protein MKNAVPKNDKKRRKQLADEVAKLEAELEQKHKEELKQLKEASPEQNKTDSIADGVANLELDGAEQQIQQPRISKAQKRREKKAALEKEREERIAEAEIENLTGARHLESQKLASLLAARHLEIKQIPSDGHCMYRAIEDQLRDHQNSWTVATLRNQTAKYMQSHFDDFLPFLTNPNTGEMYSREEFEKYCDDIANTAAWGGQLELRALSHILQTPIEVVQMDSPPIIVGEEYSNKPIILVYMRHAYGLGEHYNSVKLLTDTATENGS, from the exons atgaaaaatgcagttccCAAGAATGATAAAAAGAGACGAAAACAGTTGGCTGACGAAGTTGCCAAACTAGAAGCAGAACTTGAACAGAAGCACAAGGAAGAATTAAAGCAGCTGAAAGAAGCTTCACCTGAGCAGAATAAG acAGATTCTATAGCTGATGGGGTTGCAAATTTAGAGCTTGATGGAGCAGAGCAACAGATTCAGCAGCCTCGAATATCAAAAGCACAGAAGAGACGG gaaaaaaaagctgccttggagaaagaaagagaagaaaggataGCCGAAGCTGAGATAGAAAATTTAACGGGTGCAAGACATCTTGAAAGTCAGAAACTTGCCTCCCTGTTGGCAGCAAGGCACTTGGAGATCAAACAGATCCCTTCAGATGGCCATTGCATGTACAGAGCAATTGAAGATCAGCTCAGGGATCACCAAAATTCGTGGACTGTTGCAACTCTGAGGAACCAAACAGCAAAGTATATGCAAAGTCACTTTGACGACTTCCTGCCATTTCTTACAAACCCTAATACTGGAGAGATGTATAGCAGAG aggaatttgaaaaatactgtgaTGATATAGCAAATACAGCTGCATGGGGTGGTCAGCTGGAA CTAAGGGCTTTGTCACACATTCTGCAAACGCCTATTGAAGTGGTGCAAATGGATTCCCCTCCCATTATTGTTGGTGAAGAATATTCGAACAAACCAATAATACTTGT gtaTATGAGACATGCCTATGGATTAGGAGAACATTACAACTCTGTAAAACTTCTGACAGACACTGCTACCGAAAACGGCAGCTAG